Sequence from the Camelina sativa cultivar DH55 unplaced genomic scaffold, Cs unpScaffold07289, whole genome shotgun sequence genome:
CTCGAAAACGGCATGTTATGGGAAGTTGAAGGAAAGGTACTATTTTTATCTAAAGCTTTGACTTTCTTTATTAACGATCAGCGCGCTGGTTGAAATTAAAGTTGATGTATTgttatgtgtttttgttgttcatcaGTGGGTTGTGAAAGGAGCTATGGATTTTGACATTGGTGCGAATCCATCGGCTGAGGAAGGCGGTGAAGACGAAGGAGTCGATGATCAAGCTGTCAAGGTTGTTGATATCCTCGATACTTTTAGGCTTCAGGTAATAATATTCAAAGGACCTTTTTAATCTTCAATTATTTTCATGTAAGAATACCTTATGAGATTAACACTTGGGTAAATTATTCTGGCAGGAGCAACCATCGTTTGATAAGAAACAATTTGTGATGTTCATGAAAAGATACATTAAG
This genomic interval carries:
- the LOC104774960 gene encoding translationally-controlled tumor protein homolog, with the translated sequence ENGMLWEVEGKWVVKGAMDFDIGANPSAEEGGEDEGVDDQAVKVVDILDTFRLQEQPSFDKKQFVMFMKRYIKQLSPKLDSEKLELFKKH